A stretch of DNA from Dehalobacterium formicoaceticum:
ATCATAAGCGGTTGAAAAAATCTATGTTTATAAGGCAGAGCGCATTAACGGCAGACGAGTACAGCGTATCAAAATAGTTTATAACTGTATTGGCGAATTTGACCCATCGGTTTCTACATCCACCACTGAACAAGAAAAATATCGGCATAGCCGGTAAATATATACCAAACTATGCCGATATTTTTCCGGGATTAAAAATCCCTAAGACGCACCCTCTAATCGGGGCTAACAAGCTCATATTCTTCAGGAACGCCATGTTTTTTCTTAAATTCCATACTCAAACGCCCCTTTCCCTTTAGACTGACCTCATTGCATGTCTTCTTGCATTGAAATACGCTTCGTCTTCCGCGCTAAATGTAGAAATTGCCTTATCGAACTTTTTCAGCACTTTATCTTTATCCTCCGGGAAATGTGCCGTAAATGCGAGTACATCCGTAGAGGTAGCAGAAAACACCCCAATTGGGTTCTTCATATCCTGAATCAGCCTGCGAAATTCCTTTAACCGCTCCAACTCGGTCTCTTCTTTGAAAGTACCGTCCAGCATTTCCTGATGGAGCTTTGTACCCGGAAGAATTGCAACTGTTGTCAGGAACATGTAATACGGATGCAGCTGATTCAGAACCGCCGCCGTCCTTCTTGCACTCTCTTCGCCGTTTCCGGCACCTGCAAGTCCTCCGAGATAGATGATGCGGTAGGGCATCCCAGCTTCTTCCAACTTCTTACACTCCCTCAGAATGTCCTCTGCTGTGTATCCCTTCTTCACATGGGAAAGAACGTCGTCATCCGCACTTTCAATTCCAAGAACGATATTATCGTATCCTGCCTCGTGGAGAATATGGATTTCCTCCGCGCTTTTATGATACAGGTCATTCACCCGTGCATAGGTTCCAATCCTTGCTTCCGGCAGGTATTCTTTTGTCAGATCAGCAAACCGTTTCAACTTATCCACAGAAAGCGCAAACGGATTACCGCCCGTCGCCCATACCTTCGTCGTATGGGGATAAACCGCTGCCGCCTCCTGCAAATCTTCTTCAATCTGCTTCCAGTCAGCTACCCGAAACGGATACCCGTCATAGAAATTACAGAACGTGCAACTGTTGTGTGTGCAGCCTACAGTGAGTTCAATAAACAGGTCGTTTGCGTCCGTCTGAGGACGGACGATGGGACTATTGTAATGCATGATCATTTCCTCCGTTTATTCATTTATTCAACTACTTATCTCGTTTTGTCGATATGATATGCCCGAGAAAAAGCAGATTTCTCTGCCTTTCTTCCTCCGAAAAATTATCAACCGCTTCTACAATTCGTGCGCCACATAATCTGCAGTCCGCTGAATTGTTTCCTCGTTCCGGCGATAATATGTCCATTTGCCTCTGCGCTCAGCAATCAGGAGTCCTGCTCTCTGCATGATATCCAAATAATGTGAAATGGTAGACTGTGATACATTTGCTTTTTTCTGTA
This window harbors:
- a CDS encoding DUF4368 domain-containing protein; amino-acid sequence: MYVYKAERINGRRVQRIKIVYNCIGEFDPSVSTSTTEQEKYRHSR
- a CDS encoding radical SAM protein; its protein translation is MHYNSPIVRPQTDANDLFIELTVGCTHNSCTFCNFYDGYPFRVADWKQIEEDLQEAAAVYPHTTKVWATGGNPFALSVDKLKRFADLTKEYLPEARIGTYARVNDLYHKSAEEIHILHEAGYDNIVLGIESADDDVLSHVKKGYTAEDILRECKKLEEAGMPYRIIYLGGLAGAGNGEESARRTAAVLNQLHPYYMFLTTVAILPGTKLHQEMLDGTFKEETELERLKEFRRLIQDMKNPIGVFSATSTDVLAFTAHFPEDKDKVLKKFDKAISTFSAEDEAYFNARRHAMRSV
- a CDS encoding ArsR/SmtB family transcription factor → MDILEICKALGNETRLNILKWLKEPENYFTRQEYQVDERTDWDIGVCVDSIQKKANVSQSTISHYLDIMQRAGLLIAERRGKWTYYRRNEETIQRTADYVAHEL